A part of Lacerta agilis isolate rLacAgi1 chromosome 7, rLacAgi1.pri, whole genome shotgun sequence genomic DNA contains:
- the KIAA0319 gene encoding dyslexia-associated protein KIAA0319 homolog, producing MALALELGALCLLLGVLPGCFCEQCREGAKYSDAIISPNLEMMKIMRVPHAVSVSDCTAACCDLSDCDLSWMFERHCYIVSCQHKGNCEPKKMEKVRSSLTFVLRPPQRPSAPLGYGQVPPKVLRAKGNPSDEVSSLKELSFLSREESPDYQDEYGDTEPNPFRLSLKPEEKEDVNYADWSLLLATENGFNSSGLSDGDKHFDLVRNEEERGRLETPTGVNESEGNPVTERPGELPGIMLDMMEKSANELGFQPPDEANSTWQEEVLTTSHNPSSSDTLGFLSTTASQTQTSDLRNLMQDDATSLPTGAVFTQATATDQVLVTTSATKDESSYSYEWSSMSHPDGYNGEMEGKHTPTLKLSQLPVGAYVFKVTVSAENAFGEGFVNVTVQPAVRINQPPVAIVSPKAQEISFPTTSAFIDGNQSTDDTEIASYHWEEIEGPPREKKASADTPVLHLSNLVPGNYTFRLTVMDSSGATNSTVASLRVHKKADFPPVANAGPNQEISLPRNSVTVNGNQSSDDYEIVSYEWSLSPKSRGKVVAMQGVRSPYLQLSSMQEGEYTFQLTVTDSAEQQSTAEVTVIVRPEKNSPPTAVAGPDKELTFPVQSTVLDGSMSTDDLGIVYYHWENISGPTSVQIEDTDSAVATVTGLQVGTYHFRLTVQDSQGLSSTATISVTVKEESNRPPQARAGGKHILVLPNNSIALDGSQSTDDQGIVSYLWIRDGQSPAAGDVIHGSDHEAILQLTNLVEGSYSFHLKVTDDKGESDIDMATVEVRPDPKKNGLVELILQVGVGQLTEQQKDTLVRQLAMLLNVLDSDIKVQKIHAYSDISTAVVFYVQNGHPFKVMKAADVAQMLRLQLLKEKPDFLLFKVLRVDTAGCLLKCSGHGHCDPITKRCICYQMWMENLIQRYLNSGESNCEWSILYVTASAFILIVLMAGFVWLCICCCKSRKRTKIRKKTKYTILDNIDDQERMELRPKYGIKHRSTEHNSSLMVSESEFDSDQDTIFSREKVERENPRNAMNGSMKNGVCFSYSSKNR from the exons ATGGCTCTTGCATTAGAACTAGGAGCCCTGTGCTTACTCTTGGGAGTTCTACCAG GGTGTTTCTGCGAACAGTGCAGAGAAGGCGCCAAGTATTCGGATGCAATAATATCTCCTAATTTAGAAATGATGAAGATTATGCGGGTCCCCCATGCTGTGTCAGTGTCAGACTGCACAGCAGCCTGTTGTGATCTTTCTGACTGCGACTTGTCCTGGATGTTTGAACGGCACTGCTACATAGTCAGCTGCCAACACAAAGGAAACTGTGAGCCCAAGAAGATGGAGAAGGTGAGGTCCTCTTTGACTTTTGTGCTAAGGCCTCCCCAGAGGCCCTCTGCACCGCTGGGGTATGGGCAGGTGCCACCAAAGGTCCTCCGTGCCAAGGGCAACCCATCAGACGAAgtcagcagcctgaaggagctgTCCTTCCTCAGTCGAGAGGAGAGCCCAGACTACCAAGATGAATATGGAGATACGGAGCCGAACCCCTTTCGGTTGAGCCTCAAGCCTGAAGAGAAGGAAGATGTGAACTATGCTGACTGGAGTTTGTTGTTGGCAACTGAGAATGGCTTCAATTCTTCAGGGCTCAGTGATGGAGACAAACATTTTGACCTGGTCAGAAATGAAGAGGAGAGAGGTCGTTTGGAGACTCCTACAGGTGTAAATGAATCCGAGGGAAATCCTGTCACCGAACGTCCCGGAGAGTTGCCAGGGATCATGTTGGACATGATGGAGAAATCTGCAAATGAATTAGGTTTTCAACCACCTGATGAAGCCAACAGCACCTGGCAGGAAGAG GTTCTAACAACTTCCCATAATCCTTCATCATCAGACACCCTGGGGTTTCTCTCCACCACCGCGTCACAAACTCAGACATCAGACCTGCGAAATCTTATGCAGGATGATGCCACATCCCTCCCCACCGGTGCTGTTTTCACCCAAGCTACTGCCACAGATCAAGTATTGGTTACCACTTCTGCCACCAAAGATG AATCATCCTATAGCTATGAGTGGAGCTCGATGAGTCACCCTGATGGTTACAATGGTGAAATGGAGGGCAAGCACACGCCAACGCTGAAACTTTCTCAA CTGCCAGTAGGTGCCTATGTCTTCAAAGTGACTGTTTCTGCTGAAAATGCATTTGGAGAAGGATTTGTCAATGTCACTGTCCAACCAG CTGTCAGAATAAATCAGCCGCCTGTTGCTATCGTATCTCCAAAAGCACAGGAAATTTCTTTCCCTACAACTTCTGCTTTCATTGATGGGAATC AAAGTACTGATGATACTGAAATAGCCAGTTACCACTGGGAAGAAATTGAAGGTCCCCCTAGAGAAAAGAAGGCATCAGCTGATACACCAGTTTTACATCTGTCTAACCTCGTGCCTGGCAATTACACTTTCAG gTTAACAGTAATGGACTCCAGTGGAGCAACTAACTCTACAGTAGCCTCGCTGAGAGTCCATAAAAAAGCGGATTTCCCTCCTGTTGCCAATGCAGGGCCAAATCAGGAAATCAGTTTGCCCAGAAACTCTGTCACAGTGAATGGAAATCAGAGCAGTGATGATTATGAAATAGTCAGCTATGAGTGGTCCCTGAGCCCGAAAAGTCGAGGCAAAGTGGTAGCAATGCAG GGGGTGAGGAGTCCCTACCTTCAGTTATCGTCAATGCAAGAAGGCGAATACACATTTCAGCTGACTGTTACTGATTCTGCTGAACAGCAGTCTACAGCCGAAGTCACGGTGATTGTCCGGCCTG AAAAGAATAGCCCCCCAACAGCCGTGGCTGGGCCAGATAAGGAGTTGACATTCCCTGTCCAGAGCACTGTTCTTGATGGAAGCATGAGCACTGATGACTTAGGCATTGTTTACTACCACTGGGAGAATATCAG TGGGCCAACCTCTGTGCAAATAGAAGACACTGATAGCGCAGTTGCAACTGTCACAGGCCTGCAAGTTGGCACCTACCATTTCAGACTGACCGTCCAAGACAGCCAAGGACTAAGCAGCACCGCCACAATCTCTGTGACTGTTAAGGAGG AAAGCAACCGCCCACCCCAGGCTCGTGCAGGGGGCAAGCACATCCTCGTTCTGCCCAATAACTCCATTGCTTTGGATGGTTCGCAATCTACTGATGACCAAGGGATTGTGTCTTACCTCTGGATTCGGGATGGCCAGAGCCCAGCAGCTGGG GATGTGATACATGGCTCAGATCACGAGGCCATCCTGCAGCTGACCAATCTCGTAGAAGGGAGCTATTCTTTTCACTTGAAAGTCACCGATGACAAAGGAGAGTCAGACATCGACATGGCTACTGTAGAAGTGCGGCCTG ATCCTAAGAAaaatggacttgtggaactgatCTTGCAAGTTGGAGTTGGCCAGCTGACTGAACAACAGAAAGACACGCTTGTGCGACAgctagcaatgcttctgaacgtCTTGGATTCTGATATTAAAGTTCAGAAGATACACGCTTATTCTGATATCAG CACAGCTGTTGTGTTCTATGTTCAGAATGGCCATCCTTTTAAAGTGATGAAGGCAGCAGATGTTGCACAGATGCTACGCTTGCAGCTCTTGAAGGAGAAGCCGGACTTCTTGCTTTTTAAAGTGCTTCGCGTTGACACGGCTG GTTGCCTCTTAAAGTGCTCCGGACACGGACATTGTGACCCTATCACGAAGCGCTGCATTTGCTATCAGATGTGGATGGAAAATTTGATACAGAGGTATCTTAACAGCGGAGAGAGTAATTGCG AGTGGAGTATACTTTATGTAACGGCATCAGCTTTCATTTTGATTGTGCTGATGGCGGGGTTCGTTTGGCTCTGCATCTGCTGTTGCAAAAG CAGAAAGAGGactaaaataagaaagaaaacaaaatacacaatttTGGATAATATAGATGATCAGGAGAGAATGGAGCTCAGGCCTAAATACG GTATAAAGCACAGAAGCACAGAACACAATTCCAGCCTGATGGTTTCAGAGTCAGAGTTTGACAGTGACCAGGACACCATCTTCAGCAGAGAGAAGGTTGAAAGAGAGAACCCAAGGAATGCCATGAACGGTTCCATGAAGAATGGGGTCTGCTTCAGCTACAGCTCAAAGAACAGATAA
- the TDP2 gene encoding tyrosyl-DNA phosphodiesterase 2, producing MDVGSVAHGVEQATPEERTQEQQLQPSKEEEEKEEEKHRKLLCLEFASISGSDVAIAQCYLAENDWDMQRALNSYFEPPLEEQPMDAMPEPLPVQGTLIDLTDDSTTGNVSAAVKEAGLSPKEDDSTFSLITWNIDGLDLNNLQERARGVCSYLALYSPDVVFLQEVIVPVLYYLQKRAISYTIIPGNTDGYFTAIMLKKSRVRVLKEEITPFPTTSMMRNLLTVHATISGNDLCLMTSHLESTKGHSEERLNQLKRVLAKMTEAPESTTVIFGGDTNLRDKEVAKFGGLPDNILDVWEFLGKPEHCRYTWDTSQNTNLDARYKCKLRFDRLFLRAASAVGQIVPKSLDLIGLEKLDCGRFPSDHWGLLCNFDVVL from the exons ATGGATGTGGGCAGCGTTGCTCATGGGGTGGAGCAGGCGACCCCGGAGGAGAGGacgcaggagcagcagctgcagccttccaaggaggaggaagaaaaggaagaagagaagcacAGGAAGCTCCTATGTTTGGAATTTGCCTCCATCAGCGGCAGCGATGTAGCCATTGCTCAGTGCTACCTGGCAGAGAATGACTGGGATATGCAG agaGCGCTGAATTCTTATTTTGAGCCGCCTCTTGAGGAGCAACCTATGGACGCGATGCCAGAGCCTCTCCCGGTGCAGGGAACCCT CATTGACCTAACTGATGATTCGACCACCGGTAACGTCTCTGCTGCTGTTAAAGAGGCGGGTCTTAGCCCCAAAGAGGATGACAGCACATTTTCTTTAATTACCTGGAATATAGATGGCCTGGATTTAAATAACCTGCAAGAAAGGGCACGAGGAGTTTGCTCCTATCTTGCTTT GTACAGTCCAGATGTGGTATTTCTTCAGGAGGTTATTGTTCCAGTTTTATACTATCTACAGAAGAGGGCCATCAGTTACACAATTATTCCAG GTAATACAGACGGTTATTTCACAGCCATAATGTTAAAAAAATCAAGAGTCAgagttttaaaagaagaaataacaCCTTTCCCTACCACCTCCATGATGAGAAATTTATTGACAGTACAT GCAACCATATCTGGCAATGACCTCTGCCTTATGACTTCGCATCTGGAGAGCACTAAGGGTCATAGTGAAGAACGCTTGAATCAGTTGAAACGGGTGCTTGCCAAAATGACGGAGGCCCCAGAGTCCACTACTGTGATTTTTGGAGGAGATACAAATCTCAGAGACAAAGAG GTTGCTAAGTTTGGTGGTTTGCCTGACAACATTCTGGATGTTTGGGAATTCTTGGGCAAGCCAGAACATTGCCGCTACACGTGGGATACAAGCCAAAACACTAACTTGGATGCACGTTACAAGTGCAAATTGCGATTTGATCGTCTCTTCCTCCGAGCGGCTTCTGCTGTCGGACAAATTGTTcctaagagtttggatttaattggGCTGGAAAAACTGGACTGTGGCAGATTTCCTAGCGATCACTGGGGTCTGCTTTGCAATTTTGATGTGGTACTATAA